A section of the Oreochromis aureus strain Israel breed Guangdong linkage group 22, ZZ_aureus, whole genome shotgun sequence genome encodes:
- the LOC120435906 gene encoding macrophage mannose receptor 1-like, whose protein sequence is MMASLSSSSSLLTQLNLVSGVQSQSKDKQHKNKRRSWHIVKSRTMNTLLLALAFSGLTVISTELYKEYHYVRLLKTWADAQSYCREMFTDLATVENQDDNNNLLSVIQGSGENAWIGLYDDLIRWKWSLGNADFNDNVDFTSWLSGQPNNGYSNQFCVFMTSNGLWNDYSCSAKFLAVCFDEKGPPMYHIVKPQMTWDEARNYCRSSFTDLASVRNISEHNEILSLLSANTWFGLYRHPWSHWSDLTPTNFTNWNYGQPDNSGSTISSCALVSPASGTWFEANCGETHYFICQDFRSRRKRLNLKFQSEADLTDPSIQQQLLEQLNEKLETDGLSEFKLRWTQADGQTFHKEPKKETQD, encoded by the exons GTTTCAGGTGTGCAGAGTCAGAGCAAAGACAAACAACACAAGAACAAGAGAAGAAGCTGGCACATTGTAAAGTCTAG GACGATGAACACACTGCTGCTTGCACTCGCTTTTTCAG GTCTGACTGTCATATCTACAGAGCTCTATAAAGAGTACCACTATGTGAGACTTTTAAAGACCTGGGCTGATGCTCAGAGTTACTGCAGAGAGATGTTCACTGACCTCGCCACTGTTGAGAACCAAGATGACAACAACAACCTGCTCAGTGTGATCCAGGGCAGTGGAGAAAATGCATGGATAGGGCTTTATGATGACCTGATCAGATGGAAGTGGTCGCTTGGAAATGCAGACTTTAATGACAATGTAGATTTCACCAGCTGGCTATCAGGTCAGCCGAACAATGGATACTCCAaccagttttgtgtttttatgaccAGCAATGGTCTTTGGAATGACTACAGCTGTTCAGCCAAATTTCTTGCAGTTTGCTTTGATG AAAAGGGTCCTCCCATGTATCATATAGTGAAACCTCAGATGACTTGGGATGAGGCTAGGAACTACTGCAGGAGCTCCTTCACAGATCTCGCAAGTGTGAGAAACATATCAGAGCACAATGAAATCCTCTCACTGCTGTCAGCAAACACCTGGTTCGGTCTCTACAGACATCCCTGGTCTCACTGGTCTGACCTGACCCCCACCAACTTCACTAACTGGAATTACGGCCAGCCTGACAACAGCGGCAGCACCATTTCATCATGTGCTCTTGTCAGCCCAGCTTCAGGAACATGGTTCGAAGCTAACTGTGGTGAAACACACTATTTCATCTGTCAAGACTTTCGTAGCAGAAGAAAAAGGTTGAATTTAAAGTTCCAGTCTGAGGCTGACCTGACTGATCCCAGcattcagcagcagctcttAGAGCAG CTTAATGAGAAGCTGGAGACAGATGGATTATCAGAGTTTAAACTGCGCTGGACTCAGGCTGACGGGCAGACCTTCCACAAGGAGccaaagaaagaaacacaag